From a single Opitutaceae bacterium genomic region:
- a CDS encoding Gfo/Idh/MocA family oxidoreductase yields MDTPSLNPVKVAIVGLGRAGWSIHVEALKDRADFRIIDVADPNEERRAEAAALLGCGTHLTIDGLLAATEAEVVVVATPSHTHEADGLKVLESGRHCILEKPMATSHAGALNLLEAAGRADRKLFVHHQRRFSDEFQFLREIIDSGVLGAVFEIDLAWGGFARRNDWQTLKKNGGGNINNTGPHIVDIALNLVDSRVNALFADVRHVKDAGDADDHAHLFMKTEGGQTIDLLVTTCRALNGPRTVLLGSQGTLQAMDDQKAMLKTFDAASLPKLEVIDGLAPGRKYGNDDVLPWTEEERTMKPTRQIGGFHDNVRAVLRDGAAMVVTAESAAEVLRVIEWAKREGEAT; encoded by the coding sequence ATGGATACCCCAAGCCTGAACCCGGTGAAAGTCGCCATCGTCGGACTCGGCCGCGCCGGTTGGTCCATTCATGTGGAGGCGTTGAAAGACCGAGCTGATTTTCGAATTATTGATGTCGCCGATCCGAATGAAGAACGACGGGCCGAGGCGGCGGCGCTGCTTGGTTGCGGGACTCATTTGACGATCGACGGCCTGCTTGCCGCCACCGAGGCCGAAGTCGTGGTGGTGGCGACCCCGAGCCATACGCACGAGGCGGATGGACTGAAGGTCCTGGAATCGGGCCGGCACTGCATTCTGGAGAAGCCGATGGCGACCTCGCATGCCGGGGCGCTCAATCTGCTGGAGGCCGCGGGTAGGGCGGACAGAAAGCTGTTTGTCCACCACCAGCGGCGATTCAGTGATGAGTTCCAGTTTCTCCGCGAGATCATCGACAGCGGCGTCCTCGGGGCTGTCTTTGAAATCGATCTCGCCTGGGGCGGATTTGCCCGGCGCAACGATTGGCAGACTCTGAAGAAGAATGGCGGGGGAAACATCAACAATACCGGTCCCCACATTGTCGATATCGCCCTCAATCTGGTCGACTCGAGGGTGAATGCTCTTTTTGCCGACGTGCGCCACGTAAAGGACGCCGGTGATGCGGATGATCACGCCCATCTCTTCATGAAGACCGAGGGAGGCCAGACCATCGACCTGCTGGTGACGACCTGTCGCGCCCTGAACGGTCCCCGGACGGTTCTGTTGGGCAGTCAGGGCACCCTGCAGGCGATGGACGATCAGAAGGCCATGCTCAAGACCTTCGACGCGGCAAGTCTGCCCAAGCTCGAAGTGATCGACGGCCTGGCTCCCGGGCGGAAATATGGGAATGACGATGTGCTTCCCTGGACTGAGGAGGAACGGACAATGAAGCCGACCCGGCAGATCGGCGGGTTCCACGACAATGTCCGGGCGGTTCTCCGCGACGGCGCGGCCATGGTCGTCACGGCCGAAAGCGCGGCCGAGGTCCTTCGGGTGATCGAGTGGGCCAAGCGCGAGGGTGAGGCCACCTGA
- a CDS encoding protein-L-isoaspartate(D-aspartate) O-methyltransferase: MAEARARMVQRQLIGRGIRDKRVLQAFREVRRHLFVESAFLTEAYSDFPLPIGHAQTISQPYIVAAMVEAMEIGPDSVVLEIGTGSGYETAILAELASRVYTVEVIPELAEEARKRLTGMGYSNIHYRIGDGAAGWPEAGRFDGIIVSAAPRRVDPRLLDQLADGACCIVPEGDERQLLRKYRRRGDDCRVETLMPVRFVPLVGTPDSSRER, translated from the coding sequence ATGGCGGAAGCACGCGCCCGGATGGTGCAGCGGCAACTGATTGGCCGGGGTATCCGGGATAAGCGTGTTCTTCAGGCCTTTCGCGAAGTGCGGCGTCATCTTTTTGTGGAAAGCGCGTTCCTGACGGAGGCCTACTCGGATTTCCCGTTACCCATCGGTCATGCCCAGACGATTTCCCAGCCCTATATTGTGGCTGCGATGGTTGAAGCGATGGAAATCGGGCCGGATTCCGTCGTCCTGGAAATCGGAACCGGCAGCGGCTACGAGACGGCCATCCTCGCCGAGTTGGCCTCACGGGTCTACACGGTCGAAGTGATTCCCGAGTTGGCTGAGGAAGCCCGGAAGCGGCTCACCGGGATGGGGTATTCGAATATCCACTATCGGATCGGCGATGGCGCCGCAGGCTGGCCGGAGGCGGGTCGCTTCGACGGGATCATCGTTTCGGCCGCACCGCGCCGGGTGGACCCGAGGCTTCTGGACCAGTTGGCCGATGGCGCCTGCTGCATCGTGCCGGAAGGCGACGAGCGGCAATTGCTGAGAAAGTACCGTCGCAGGGGCGACGACTGCAGGGTTGAGACCCTGATGCCGGTCCGGTTCGTTCCGCTGGTGGGAACTCCGGATTCATCGAGAGAGCGCTGA
- a CDS encoding Gfo/Idh/MocA family oxidoreductase, producing the protein MTDRNQTIRIGIIGAGANTRLMHLPGFQAIEGVSVDVVCNRSEATSRKAAEAFGIPRIAKDWKAVVGDPSIDAVMVGTWPYLHAEATVAALESGKHVLTEARMARDLAEAEAMLEASVRHPELVTQIVPAPMSLDFDAVVQDLLTRKTLGDIREVCVTHTGAQFVRSDTPATWRQSIELSGCNMLTMGIYYEIVRRWLGTDPESVIASGAVFTPTRPGFLDGSPESIGIPDSVTILGHYAEGARFIGHFSGVESGRPRNEIRLNGSKGSLRVDFAAKELFRAEAGVAEERPVDVPVASRRGWRVEADFVDSIRTGAPVRLTSFADGVRYMAFTEAVFKSVEAGGVAQSVSPPSGPG; encoded by the coding sequence ATGACTGACCGGAACCAGACAATACGAATCGGAATCATCGGAGCCGGAGCCAACACCCGACTCATGCACCTTCCCGGATTTCAGGCGATCGAAGGCGTGTCCGTGGATGTGGTCTGCAATCGTTCGGAAGCTACGTCCCGGAAAGCGGCCGAAGCGTTTGGCATCCCCCGGATCGCCAAGGACTGGAAAGCCGTGGTTGGAGATCCTTCGATTGACGCGGTCATGGTCGGGACCTGGCCTTATCTGCATGCGGAGGCCACCGTGGCGGCGCTGGAGTCGGGCAAGCATGTGCTGACCGAGGCGCGGATGGCGCGCGACCTGGCGGAGGCGGAGGCCATGTTGGAAGCATCCGTGCGTCATCCCGAACTCGTGACGCAGATTGTGCCTGCACCGATGTCGCTCGATTTCGACGCCGTCGTTCAGGATCTGCTCACCAGGAAGACTCTCGGAGACATCCGGGAGGTCTGTGTGACCCATACCGGGGCGCAGTTTGTCCGTTCGGACACGCCGGCGACCTGGCGGCAGAGCATCGAGTTGAGTGGATGCAATATGCTGACCATGGGGATCTACTACGAGATTGTCCGCCGCTGGCTGGGGACGGATCCGGAATCGGTCATCGCCTCGGGGGCGGTCTTCACACCAACCCGCCCGGGTTTCCTTGATGGATCGCCCGAGTCGATTGGTATTCCGGATTCCGTGACGATCCTTGGCCATTATGCAGAAGGTGCGCGATTCATCGGGCACTTCAGCGGCGTCGAGAGCGGCCGACCGCGGAATGAGATCCGCCTGAACGGATCCAAGGGAAGTCTTCGGGTTGATTTTGCAGCAAAGGAGCTCTTTCGGGCTGAGGCGGGAGTGGCCGAAGAAAGACCGGTGGATGTCCCCGTCGCATCGAGGCGCGGATGGCGGGTTGAGGCGGATTTCGTGGATAGTATCCGGACGGGCGCGCCGGTGCGGTTGACCTCCTTTGCGGATGGGGTGCGCTATATGGCTTTCACCGAGGCTGTTTTCAAATCGGTGGAAGCGGGTGGGGTGGCTCAATCCGTGTCGCCGCCAAGCGGTCCGGGTTGA
- the pheA gene encoding prephenate dehydratase → MNLDELRSEIDGIDRQVLQLLNERVRRAAEIGRIKHQQGLAVYAPQREAEVFRKLEAMNSGPLDAKAIRSIYREVISAAIALEKPMVIAYLGPAATFTNQAALKKFGSSVGYLALSTINDIFTAVEKGEADYGVIPIENSNEGAVIHSLDTFVESDLKIVAQVFLEISHHLISQSGLDGIKRVYSKDQALGQCRRWLQRYLPHATYVDADSTSRAVEIARDDPSAAAVASELAAELYGVPIVARNIQDKADNVTRFLVIGPESAGPSGLGQDKSSYLFSIRDEPGALQRALEPFSQRGINLCKIESRPSKRKAWDYYFYIDIMGHHSDPNVREAIAELERRSPMVKWLGSFPNSD, encoded by the coding sequence GTGAATCTTGACGAATTGAGGTCGGAGATCGATGGAATCGACCGCCAGGTCCTGCAATTGCTCAATGAGCGGGTCCGCCGGGCGGCGGAAATCGGTCGAATCAAGCATCAGCAGGGGCTGGCGGTGTATGCTCCGCAGCGGGAGGCGGAGGTTTTCCGCAAGCTCGAAGCGATGAACAGCGGTCCGCTCGACGCCAAGGCGATCCGCTCGATCTACCGGGAGGTGATCTCCGCGGCCATCGCATTGGAAAAGCCGATGGTCATCGCCTATCTGGGCCCGGCGGCGACCTTCACCAACCAGGCCGCGCTCAAGAAGTTCGGCTCGAGCGTGGGCTATCTGGCATTGTCGACGATCAATGACATTTTCACGGCGGTGGAGAAAGGGGAGGCGGATTACGGAGTCATCCCGATCGAGAATTCCAATGAAGGCGCCGTCATCCATTCCCTCGACACCTTTGTCGAATCAGACCTGAAGATTGTGGCCCAGGTGTTCCTGGAGATCTCCCACCACTTGATCTCGCAATCGGGTCTGGACGGAATCAAGCGCGTCTATTCGAAGGATCAGGCCCTGGGCCAATGTCGTCGCTGGCTGCAGCGCTACCTACCCCACGCGACCTACGTGGATGCGGACAGCACCTCACGGGCGGTCGAGATTGCCCGGGATGACCCGAGCGCGGCTGCGGTGGCCAGCGAACTCGCCGCGGAGCTCTACGGGGTTCCCATCGTGGCCCGGAATATCCAGGACAAGGCGGATAATGTGACCCGGTTTCTTGTCATTGGGCCGGAATCGGCCGGACCCTCGGGCTTGGGACAGGACAAAAGCAGCTATCTCTTTTCGATCAGGGACGAACCGGGCGCGTTGCAGCGTGCGCTCGAACCCTTCAGTCAACGGGGCATTAATCTCTGCAAGATCGAGTCACGTCCCAGCAAGCGCAAAGCCTGGGACTATTATTTCTATATCGACATCATGGGTCATCACAGTGACCCGAATGTCCGTGAGGCGATCGCGGAACTTGAGCGGCGCAGTCCGATGGTCAAGTGGCTCGGGAGTTTCCCGAACTCGGATTGA
- the rsmI gene encoding 16S rRNA (cytidine(1402)-2'-O)-methyltransferase → MAHALKSPEPGRLYVVATPIGNLGDLTERARHLLETVDLIAAEDTRTTAKLLRHLGASTPLVAYHEHNEQAKALELADALRAGKSIALVSDAGTPGISDPGFRLVRECRRQGLPVEAVPGPCALTALLSVSGLPTHGFLFVGFLPPKTSARRTFFTRQADSPYTLALYESCHRILKCLDDIIDVLGDERLVCVGKELTKMHETVLTGEARTVRDTLAGLAIKGEFAVLVAPASFSL, encoded by the coding sequence GTGGCACACGCCCTCAAATCTCCCGAACCCGGCCGACTCTATGTGGTCGCCACTCCGATCGGCAATCTTGGCGATCTGACGGAGCGCGCGCGTCACCTGCTTGAAACAGTCGACCTGATCGCGGCCGAAGACACCCGGACCACGGCCAAGCTCCTGCGCCATCTGGGGGCGTCGACCCCGCTGGTGGCCTATCACGAGCACAATGAGCAGGCCAAAGCCCTGGAATTGGCCGACGCCCTCAGGGCCGGCAAGTCGATCGCCCTCGTCAGCGACGCCGGCACCCCGGGAATCAGCGATCCGGGCTTTCGCCTTGTTCGGGAATGCCGCCGACAGGGATTGCCGGTGGAAGCGGTGCCCGGACCGTGCGCCCTCACCGCCCTCCTGAGTGTTTCGGGGCTGCCCACCCATGGTTTTCTCTTTGTCGGATTCCTCCCGCCGAAGACCTCCGCCCGGCGGACCTTTTTCACCAGACAGGCCGACTCCCCCTATACCCTGGCCCTCTACGAATCGTGTCACCGCATCCTCAAATGCCTCGACGATATCATCGACGTCCTGGGAGATGAGCGCCTGGTCTGCGTGGGCAAGGAGTTGACCAAGATGCACGAAACCGTCCTCACCGGCGAGGCCCGAACCGTCCGCGACACGTTGGCCGGGCTCGCGATCAAGGGCGAATTCGCCGTGCTGGTCGCGCCAGCCTCATTCAGCCTGTGA
- a CDS encoding ThuA domain-containing protein — MKGHSDSIRRLFFAAGLASLTVLFSPAQAQAPSHSADVPIIKVMFLTGQCSKSHDWTKSSPILREMLDSAGIFAVDEVITPPAGADMSGFSPDWSRYDVVVMDYDGDDWPEATKEAFAAFVRNGGGLVSFHATNNAFPDWKPFLEMTGVGGWRGRNESWGPMIRWVDGKTVAVDSPGSYWHPPKHDFLITTREPDHPVMRGLPDAWMHAHDELYAQLRGPAQNVTILATAVADPAQFERSTGENEPMLMAIAYGSGRVFHTTLGHVGQGDEEPIRSVRCVGFMTTLLRGTEWAATGEVTLPVPEDFPTDKATSVRPAGD; from the coding sequence ATGAAAGGACACTCCGACTCCATCCGTAGACTCTTCTTCGCCGCAGGGCTGGCTTCCCTGACGGTTCTGTTTTCCCCGGCCCAGGCGCAAGCACCGTCTCATTCTGCCGATGTTCCGATCATCAAGGTCATGTTTCTGACCGGGCAATGCAGCAAATCCCATGATTGGACAAAGAGCAGTCCGATTCTCAGGGAGATGCTCGATTCCGCCGGGATTTTCGCCGTCGACGAGGTGATCACGCCTCCCGCCGGTGCCGACATGTCGGGTTTTTCTCCCGACTGGTCACGTTACGATGTAGTGGTCATGGATTATGATGGGGATGACTGGCCGGAAGCGACAAAGGAGGCCTTTGCGGCGTTCGTCCGAAACGGCGGTGGACTGGTCTCCTTTCATGCGACCAACAATGCCTTTCCCGACTGGAAACCGTTTCTGGAGATGACCGGGGTCGGCGGCTGGCGGGGACGCAATGAGAGCTGGGGGCCGATGATCCGTTGGGTTGACGGAAAAACAGTCGCGGTTGATTCGCCCGGCAGCTACTGGCATCCGCCAAAGCATGATTTCCTGATCACCACTCGGGAACCCGATCATCCCGTGATGCGCGGCCTTCCGGATGCGTGGATGCACGCTCACGATGAACTCTACGCCCAGTTGCGGGGCCCGGCACAGAATGTCACAATTCTGGCGACCGCGGTGGCGGATCCGGCTCAGTTTGAGCGATCGACCGGTGAGAATGAGCCCATGCTGATGGCGATTGCGTACGGGAGCGGAAGGGTCTTTCACACCACCCTGGGGCACGTCGGTCAGGGTGATGAAGAGCCGATCCGATCCGTCCGCTGTGTCGGGTTCATGACGACCCTGCTCCGGGGGACGGAGTGGGCCGCCACCGGGGAGGTGACCCTGCCGGTGCCGGAAGATTTTCCGACGGACAAGGCGACATCCGTGCGGCCGGCCGGCGATTGA
- a CDS encoding phosphatase: MTPSDRRRNRVAVIDIGSNSIKLLVAERTAPNRPLTVLREATEETRIGAGISRSIPELLESGITPGLQAVRRLHDVACTHDPGEIALTATSAVRDAVNRAEFAKRLEADLGLPLRILTGREEARFIALGIRCDPDLQDLTDFYLFDLGGGSLETLAIEEDHLRHVDSLPLGCVRLTEVFVPDREAPFSKMQQEQVANHVRSVLQNARFAFDLAANTRTVITGGTAAIARLLAPSDESTHPSRVNRQQLDQILQDISPLPLERRRRYPGLPPSRADVFPVALVTLMTVLDMGRIGEFQHSFCNLRYGVAWEMLSAD; encoded by the coding sequence GTGACCCCTTCCGACAGAAGGCGCAACCGCGTCGCCGTCATCGACATCGGGAGCAATTCGATCAAACTGCTCGTCGCTGAACGCACCGCTCCCAACCGGCCTCTCACCGTGCTGCGGGAGGCCACCGAGGAGACGAGGATCGGGGCCGGTATCTCCCGCTCAATCCCCGAGCTCCTCGAATCGGGGATCACACCCGGTCTGCAGGCCGTCCGTCGCCTTCATGATGTCGCCTGCACCCATGACCCGGGAGAAATCGCCCTCACCGCCACCAGCGCCGTTCGTGACGCTGTGAACCGCGCGGAATTCGCCAAGCGGCTGGAAGCCGATCTCGGCCTTCCGCTACGCATCCTGACCGGGCGCGAGGAAGCCCGATTCATCGCCCTTGGGATCCGATGCGATCCGGATCTGCAGGACCTGACCGACTTCTATCTCTTCGATCTGGGTGGAGGCAGCCTGGAGACCCTGGCGATTGAGGAAGACCACCTCCGCCACGTTGACAGCCTTCCTCTTGGTTGCGTTCGGCTGACCGAGGTATTCGTGCCCGACCGGGAAGCCCCGTTTTCGAAGATGCAGCAGGAACAGGTGGCCAACCACGTGCGTTCCGTGCTCCAAAACGCCCGCTTCGCCTTCGATCTCGCGGCGAACACCCGGACCGTGATCACGGGCGGCACGGCCGCCATCGCACGCCTGCTCGCTCCCTCGGACGAATCGACCCATCCCTCCCGGGTCAATCGACAACAGCTCGACCAGATACTCCAGGACATCAGTCCGCTTCCCCTTGAACGCCGACGGCGCTATCCCGGATTGCCGCCGTCCCGTGCGGATGTCTTTCCGGTGGCCCTGGTCACCCTCATGACCGTTCTCGATATGGGGCGGATCGGGGAATTCCAGCACTCCTTCTGCAATCTGCGCTACGGTGTTGCTTGGGAGATGCTCTCCGCAGACTGA
- the ilvD gene encoding dihydroxy-acid dehydratase produces MNENDRTRTYSAIVVDGDDRAPNRSMLRAVGFTDEDFAKPVIGIASTWSMVTPCNMHIDELAREAGRGVDAASGKSIIFGTITVSDGISMGTPGMRYSLVSREVIADSIETVAGAEGFDGLVAIGGCDKNMPGCVIAMARMNRPAVFVYGGTILPGIHREKPVDIVSVFEAVGQHANRKIDSDELKAIESCAIPGAGSCGGMYTANTMASAIEAMGMSLPNSASQLAVSKDKLTDCANAGAAVLELIRRGIRPRDIMTRQAFENAITVVIALGGSTNAVLHLLAIAHAADVELGIDDFTRIGKNVPVLCDLKPSGKYGMSHLSAIGGITPLMKTLLDRGLLHGDCLTVTGKTLAENLEKVGAYPQGQDIVMPFDHPIKPDSHLRILYGNLAPEGSVAKISGKEGLTFTGRAIVFESEEAALAAILDGTVQSGHVIVIRNEGPKGGPGMREMLAPTSAVMGRGLGKEVALITDGRFSGGSHGFVVGHITPEAWVGGPLSLVRNGDEITIDARVNQLNLSLTEEEWTKRRAAWRQPAPKETRGALAKYAALVTSASLGAVTDHDLRI; encoded by the coding sequence ATGAACGAAAACGACAGAACCCGGACCTATTCCGCCATCGTGGTGGACGGCGATGACCGCGCTCCCAACCGATCCATGCTGCGGGCGGTCGGCTTCACGGACGAAGATTTTGCCAAGCCCGTAATCGGGATTGCGTCGACCTGGAGCATGGTCACCCCCTGCAACATGCATATCGACGAACTGGCCCGGGAGGCCGGTCGCGGGGTCGATGCGGCGTCGGGGAAATCCATCATCTTTGGAACCATCACCGTCTCCGACGGCATTTCCATGGGGACCCCGGGGATGCGCTATTCGCTCGTTTCCCGCGAAGTCATTGCCGACTCGATCGAAACGGTGGCCGGTGCCGAGGGATTCGACGGTCTCGTGGCCATCGGCGGGTGCGACAAGAACATGCCCGGCTGCGTCATCGCCATGGCCCGGATGAACCGTCCGGCCGTCTTTGTCTACGGCGGCACCATCCTGCCCGGCATCCATCGCGAGAAGCCGGTCGACATCGTCTCGGTTTTTGAAGCCGTCGGCCAGCACGCCAACCGGAAGATTGATTCGGACGAACTCAAGGCGATCGAATCCTGCGCCATTCCGGGCGCCGGTTCGTGCGGAGGCATGTACACCGCCAATACCATGGCATCGGCCATCGAAGCCATGGGGATGAGTCTGCCCAACAGTGCCTCCCAACTTGCCGTTTCCAAAGACAAACTGACCGATTGCGCCAACGCCGGCGCCGCCGTCCTTGAGTTGATCCGCAGGGGTATTCGCCCGCGCGACATCATGACCCGCCAGGCGTTCGAGAACGCCATCACGGTGGTCATCGCCCTTGGTGGCTCGACCAATGCCGTACTCCATCTCCTCGCCATCGCCCACGCCGCGGACGTTGAGCTCGGCATCGACGATTTCACGCGGATCGGGAAGAATGTTCCGGTTCTCTGCGACCTGAAACCGAGTGGCAAGTACGGGATGTCCCACCTCTCCGCCATCGGAGGCATAACCCCGCTGATGAAGACGCTGCTGGATCGGGGTCTACTCCACGGAGACTGCCTGACCGTGACCGGCAAGACCCTCGCGGAAAACCTCGAGAAGGTCGGAGCGTATCCCCAGGGTCAGGACATCGTGATGCCGTTTGATCACCCGATCAAACCGGACAGCCATCTGCGCATCCTCTACGGCAACCTCGCCCCCGAGGGATCCGTGGCCAAGATTTCCGGCAAGGAGGGCCTGACTTTCACCGGCCGGGCCATTGTTTTTGAGTCTGAGGAGGCAGCCCTTGCCGCCATCCTCGACGGCACCGTGCAGAGCGGCCATGTCATCGTTATCCGCAACGAAGGCCCCAAGGGAGGGCCGGGAATGCGCGAAATGCTCGCCCCGACCTCCGCCGTGATGGGCCGCGGACTCGGCAAGGAAGTCGCCCTCATTACCGACGGCCGATTCTCCGGAGGCAGCCACGGATTCGTGGTCGGCCACATCACCCCGGAAGCCTGGGTCGGAGGGCCGCTCAGCCTGGTCCGGAACGGGGACGAGATCACGATTGATGCACGGGTCAACCAGCTCAACCTCTCCCTGACGGAAGAGGAATGGACGAAACGCCGGGCCGCCTGGCGACAGCCCGCACCCAAGGAAACCCGGGGGGCTCTGGCCAAATACGCCGCGCTGGTCACCTCGGCCTCCCTCGGCGCAGTCACCGACCACGATCTCCGGATTTGA
- a CDS encoding mandelate racemase/muconate lactonizing enzyme family protein, which produces MKITAIEPHVIGFGTRNLLIVTVETDAGPIGLGEAGITGREHAVIGCLEHFRPLLVGQDPFRTEHLWQRLSRGGFFPAQRIAGAAMAAIDLALWDIKGKALGVPVYQLLGGLCRDHVDAYVHVGRHLSDADDVAEQARDAVKEGWRYLRLGIPDGGGDSFDPRRSVRQALEILESVRGAVGPEIEICLDAHTRLDLPDALNLCRGAEAFDLFFLEDPLRCEYPEAYRNLRQHTRIPLAAGEQFSSKWEFRSMIEEDLLDYARIDLSIAGGFTEAKKIAGWCETHQIRIAPHNPLGPVSAAAGLHFDLATSNFAVQELVRAPGTLLTDVFPVQVPFRNGRLLPPEGPGLGITFDPEAAARHPMVDPNLPELRREDGSVTNW; this is translated from the coding sequence ATGAAAATCACGGCCATCGAACCCCACGTTATCGGCTTCGGGACCCGCAACCTGCTCATCGTGACCGTCGAAACCGACGCCGGTCCTATCGGATTGGGCGAAGCCGGCATCACCGGGCGCGAACACGCCGTCATCGGCTGCCTCGAACATTTCCGACCGCTTCTCGTCGGGCAGGATCCGTTCCGGACCGAACACCTTTGGCAGCGTCTTTCTCGAGGTGGTTTTTTTCCGGCCCAACGCATCGCCGGGGCCGCCATGGCGGCCATCGACCTGGCCCTCTGGGATATCAAGGGCAAGGCCCTCGGCGTCCCGGTTTACCAGCTGCTGGGCGGCCTGTGTCGGGATCATGTCGACGCCTACGTGCATGTCGGCAGGCACCTCTCCGATGCGGACGACGTGGCCGAACAGGCCCGTGATGCGGTCAAGGAGGGATGGCGCTACCTCAGGCTGGGAATTCCCGATGGCGGCGGCGACTCCTTCGATCCGCGCCGAAGCGTCCGGCAGGCCCTGGAAATACTCGAAAGCGTGCGTGGCGCAGTCGGCCCCGAGATCGAGATCTGTCTCGATGCCCACACCCGGCTGGATCTGCCGGATGCCCTCAACCTTTGCCGCGGGGCCGAGGCCTTTGATCTCTTCTTTCTCGAGGACCCGCTCCGGTGCGAATACCCGGAAGCTTACCGGAACCTGCGGCAACACACCCGGATCCCTCTCGCGGCGGGGGAACAGTTCAGCTCGAAGTGGGAGTTTCGATCCATGATCGAGGAGGACCTGCTGGACTATGCGCGGATCGATCTGTCCATCGCAGGCGGCTTTACCGAGGCGAAGAAGATCGCCGGCTGGTGCGAGACCCACCAGATCCGGATCGCTCCGCACAATCCCCTGGGACCCGTCTCCGCCGCCGCGGGCCTGCACTTCGATCTGGCAACCAGCAATTTCGCGGTTCAGGAGCTGGTCCGGGCTCCAGGGACGCTCCTGACCGACGTCTTCCCGGTCCAGGTCCCATTCCGGAACGGGCGCCTGCTCCCCCCGGAAGGGCCCGGTCTCGGTATCACCTTCGATCCTGAAGCCGCCGCCCGGCATCCCATGGTCGACCCTAACCTGCCGGAGCTGCGGCGCGAGGACGGTTCCGTCACCAATTGGTGA
- the scpB gene encoding SMC-Scp complex subunit ScpB has product MAFDLTRVLRALLFASPGPLSTRDIQAVFTRFHEQATQDPEPDVDDASGESGHRDISDVPSLVTDSQIREAMDAIGNQLDESNEVFRLQETHQGYRLVTSGDSADWVRLLRNAPKPARLSRAALETLAIIAYRQPVVRSEIESIRGVSADNALNRLLERELIQITGRADLPGRPLQYGTTDAFLELVGVRALEELPASDVLTSREIDDWLRKDKELRPLTGSELGLSEEDGGAEEHEEAAPDRFPEADGADPQTEPRVADGEVKSNEPTEGVVP; this is encoded by the coding sequence ATGGCCTTCGATCTCACGCGCGTACTGCGTGCCCTTCTTTTCGCTTCTCCCGGTCCGCTTTCCACCCGGGATATTCAGGCCGTCTTTACCCGTTTCCATGAGCAGGCTACTCAGGATCCTGAACCCGATGTGGACGACGCCTCCGGGGAATCAGGGCATCGGGACATCTCCGATGTCCCATCTCTGGTCACTGATTCGCAGATCCGTGAAGCGATGGATGCGATCGGAAACCAGTTGGACGAGTCGAACGAAGTCTTTCGGTTGCAGGAGACCCATCAGGGCTACCGCCTGGTCACTTCCGGCGACAGTGCCGATTGGGTGCGCCTGCTGCGGAATGCACCCAAGCCGGCCCGCCTGAGCCGGGCCGCTCTGGAAACGCTCGCCATCATCGCCTACCGTCAGCCGGTTGTCAGGTCGGAGATCGAGAGCATCCGCGGGGTTTCCGCCGATAATGCCCTCAATCGGCTGCTGGAGCGCGAGTTGATTCAGATTACCGGTCGGGCGGATCTGCCCGGTCGACCCCTGCAGTATGGGACGACGGACGCCTTTCTTGAGTTGGTCGGCGTGCGCGCCCTCGAGGAACTGCCGGCCTCTGATGTCCTGACCTCCCGCGAGATCGATGACTGGCTCCGTAAGGACAAGGAACTCAGACCGTTGACCGGCAGTGAGTTGGGCCTCTCCGAGGAAGACGGTGGAGCCGAGGAACATGAGGAGGCGGCGCCGGATCGGTTTCCAGAGGCCGATGGTGCGGATCCGCAGACTGAGCCGAGGGTAGCCGATGGCGAAGTGAAATCCAACGAACCGACGGAAGGGGTTGTACCGTGA